One Clostridium estertheticum DNA segment encodes these proteins:
- a CDS encoding YifB family Mg chelatase-like AAA ATPase, with protein sequence MASVVNSFSLAGIDAYTVKIETDTIYGKPSINIVGLGDTTVKESKERLEAAIKNAKYELPKMKIVINLSPSDIKKSGSHFDLGMAIGILIRSKQITVNEIEKIGFIGELSLNADLRACSGILPMVIAAKNSGINNIVVAKENMEEASLVKDVNIFAFETLQEVIEFIERVNPYKPVISGKANQKIKRTNLLDFEDVKGQEGIIEFILVAAAGGHNMLMTGTPGCGKSMIAKRIPTILPGMNEQEALEVTKIYSVSGLLKSKGNLITERPFRAPHHNASMNSIIGGGNNAMPGEISLAHNGVLFLDEIAEFNKQALDSLRQPLEDGNVTISRVKYTNTYPSNFMLIAAMNPCPCGYRGTSRCRCTDYEVLRYREKISGPILDRIDIQKYVQPVNFIDISNSKSSSTSKELREKVENARKIQQKRFEKIENINRNAQMTTSHIKEFCSLDKESIEFLKKAFDRFNFSARSYHKFLKLSRTFADMDNSKDIKKTHVAKALMCRDLDKEQSKMIAMI encoded by the coding sequence ATGGCATCAGTAGTTAATAGTTTTTCGTTAGCAGGTATAGATGCTTATACTGTTAAAATAGAAACAGACACTATATATGGAAAGCCAAGCATTAATATTGTAGGGCTTGGAGATACCACAGTAAAAGAATCAAAAGAAAGGTTAGAAGCTGCAATAAAAAATGCTAAATATGAATTACCGAAAATGAAAATAGTAATTAATTTATCTCCAAGTGATATAAAAAAGAGTGGATCCCATTTTGATTTAGGTATGGCTATAGGGATTTTAATACGTTCAAAACAAATAACTGTTAATGAAATAGAAAAAATCGGATTTATTGGAGAACTTTCTTTAAATGCAGATTTAAGAGCATGCAGTGGAATTTTGCCCATGGTTATTGCTGCTAAAAATAGTGGAATAAATAATATAGTGGTAGCTAAAGAAAATATGGAAGAGGCATCCTTAGTTAAAGATGTTAATATATTTGCTTTTGAAACTCTACAAGAAGTTATTGAATTTATAGAGAGGGTTAATCCATATAAACCTGTAATAAGCGGCAAAGCTAATCAAAAGATAAAAAGAACAAATTTGCTAGATTTTGAAGATGTAAAAGGGCAAGAAGGAATTATAGAATTTATATTAGTAGCAGCTGCAGGAGGACATAATATGCTTATGACAGGAACACCGGGCTGTGGAAAGTCAATGATTGCAAAGCGGATTCCAACAATACTTCCAGGCATGAATGAGCAGGAAGCATTAGAAGTAACAAAAATATATAGTGTTTCAGGACTTTTGAAAAGTAAAGGTAATCTAATAACAGAAAGGCCTTTTAGAGCGCCACATCACAATGCATCAATGAATTCAATTATAGGTGGGGGCAATAACGCTATGCCAGGAGAAATATCTCTAGCACATAATGGGGTTTTATTTTTAGATGAGATAGCAGAATTTAATAAACAAGCTCTAGATTCATTAAGACAGCCATTAGAAGATGGTAATGTAACTATATCAAGAGTAAAATATACCAATACATATCCATCTAATTTTATGCTGATTGCAGCAATGAACCCCTGCCCCTGTGGTTATCGTGGAACAAGTAGATGTCGGTGCACTGATTATGAAGTGCTTAGATATAGAGAAAAAATTTCAGGACCAATATTAGATAGAATAGATATACAAAAATATGTTCAGCCAGTTAATTTCATAGATATTTCAAATAGTAAATCAAGTAGTACATCAAAAGAGCTAAGAGAAAAAGTAGAGAATGCAAGAAAGATTCAACAGAAAAGATTTGAAAAAATAGAGAACATAAATCGTAATGCACAAATGACAACCTCTCACATTAAAGAATTTTGTTCATTAGACAAAGAGAGTATAGAATTTTTGAAAAAAGCTTTTGATAGATTTAATTTTAGTGCGAGAAGCTATCATAAATTTTTAAAGTTATCACGTACCTTTGCAGATATGGACAATTCTAAGGATATTAAAAAGACCCATGTAGCGAAAGCATTAATGTGCAGAGATTTGGATAAGGAACAATCAAAAATGATTGCTATGATTTAA
- a CDS encoding transposase: protein MTNLARIWYRNTSYHITCRGNRRSDIFKDDEDFQVYLEIIKEAIEHFNNDYEITCYCLMDNHIHILLKTKERHMKDFMARVSSIYAKFFNDKYNYIGHLYQDRYFAELIESDSQMLDTSRYIHLNPVKANMVEKPEDYNWSSYSMYIGEKEEKLITSKDVLSYFKKGKERELYKKFVETAIMDKLKKGEDEIDGISS, encoded by the coding sequence ATGACAAATCTTGCACGTATTTGGTATCGAAACACAAGCTATCATATAACATGTAGAGGTAATAGAAGAAGTGATATTTTTAAAGATGATGAAGATTTCCAGGTATACTTAGAAATTATTAAAGAAGCTATAGAACACTTTAATAATGATTACGAAATAACTTGCTACTGCCTAATGGATAATCATATACATATACTTTTAAAAACAAAAGAAAGACATATGAAAGACTTTATGGCCAGGGTAAGCAGTATCTACGCTAAGTTTTTTAATGATAAATATAATTATATCGGCCATTTATATCAAGATAGATATTTTGCAGAGCTTATAGAATCGGACTCACAAATGCTTGATACAAGCAGATATATTCATCTTAACCCTGTTAAAGCCAATATGGTTGAAAAACCTGAGGATTATAACTGGAGTAGCTATAGTATGTACATCGGAGAAAAAGAAGAGAAATTAATAACATCAAAAGACGTGCTTTCATATTTTAAAAAAGGCAAAGAAAGAGAATTATATAAAAAATTTGTGGAAACCGCTATAATGGATAAATTAAAAAAGGGAGAAGATGAGATAGATGGCATCAGTAGTTAA
- a CDS encoding nucleotidyltransferase domain-containing protein, which translates to MVKVSESVQNIEEKYVQKIGAQIPISKVILFGSYAKGTYDKDSDIDLAIFSDYFEGMKGVDAFKFLFMQTLEYDADLEPLAFTSADYKEPIGIVEEILKTGIEISTSNFAQI; encoded by the coding sequence ATGGTTAAAGTCTCTGAATCAGTACAAAATATAGAAGAGAAGTATGTGCAAAAAATAGGTGCACAGATTCCAATAAGTAAAGTAATATTGTTTGGTTCTTATGCGAAGGGAACTTATGACAAAGACAGTGATATAGATTTGGCAATTTTCTCTGACTATTTTGAAGGAATGAAAGGTGTTGATGCCTTTAAATTTCTATTCATGCAGACTCTTGAATATGATGCAGATTTAGAACCTCTTGCATTTACATCAGCAGATTATAAAGAACCTATTGGTATAGTTGAAGAAATATTAAAAACCGGAATAGAGATATCAACTAGCAATTTCGCTCAAATATAA